One Drosophila subobscura isolate 14011-0131.10 chromosome U, UCBerk_Dsub_1.0, whole genome shotgun sequence DNA window includes the following coding sequences:
- the LOC117901777 gene encoding protein nubbin isoform X2 codes for MVMSELRWHTASPEDNNNSLKRDLLKTTPTSAREAAVHIMQNRYISRLSRSPSPLQSNASDCDDNNSSVGTSSDRCRSPLSPALSLTHQQAKRQLLSLPHPAHHHHHHLSHLNHQQYKQEEDYEDANGGALNLTSDNSRHSTQSPANSVKSTVTSPPQVTAPSPVPPMISPVLPLPHVASGGDAAPNSMAAATAAMANAMASGISPLLAMPGMSSPQAQLAAAGLGLSNPLLTGTLSPQDFAQFQQLLQQRQVALQQQFNSYMELLRSGSLGLAQDDPALTTQVAAAQFLMQSQLQALGQATQQLQALQKQQQRQQLQQQQQQDESMPLALPLHNPSHHHHMQPRSSTPHSSRSPMAVRSPASSPPQLHHPLQITPPNSAASIKMSGGMLTPSTPTSGTHQMHGTTTPQPRTVASAAAARAAGEPSPEETTDLEELEQFAKTFKQRRIKLGFTQGDVGLAMGKLYGNDFSQTTISRFEALNLSFKNMCKLKPLLQKWLDDADRTIQATGGVFDPAALQATVSTPEIIGRRRKKRTSIETTIRGALEKAFMANQKPTSEEISQLADRLGMEKEVVRVWFCNRRQKEKRINPSLDSPTGADDDESSSYMMH; via the exons ATGGTTATGTCGGAGCTACGTTGGCACACCGCTAGTCCCGAggataataataattcctTGAAGCGTGACTTGCTAAAGACCACACCGACCAGTGCCCGCGAGGCAGCCGTACACATAATGCAGAATCGAT ATATCAGCCGCCTGTCGCGCTCGCCGTCGCCACTGCAATCGAATG CTTCCGATTGCGATGACAACAACTCGAGTGTCGGCACCTCCAGCGATCGCTGCAGATCCCCGCTCAGTCCCGCGCTCTCGCTGACCCATCAGCAGgccaagcggcagctgctgtcgctgccacatCCGGcacaccatcatcaccatcatttGAGTCACCTGAACCACCAGCAGtacaagcaggaggaggactaTGAGGATGCCAACGGTGGAGCCCTCAATCTGACCAGCGACAACTCGCGTCACAGCACGCAGTCGCCTgccaattcggtcaagtccaCAGTCACCTCTCCGCCTCAGGTGACAGCGCCCTCGCCCGTGCCGCCCATGATCTCGcctgtgctgccgctgccacatgTGGCCAGCGGGGGAGATGCCGCACCCAATTcgatggcagcagcgactgccGCCATGGCCAATGCCATGGCCAGTGGCATCTCGCCGCTGTTGGCCATGCCGGGCATGTCCTCGCCGCAGGCTCAACTCGCAGCCGCTGGTCTGGGGCTCAGCAATCCGCTGCTGACGGGTACGCTGTCCCCCCAGGACTTTGCAcagttccagcagctgctgcagcagcggcaagtggcgctccagcagcagttcaacAGCTacatggagctgctgcgcagCGGATCGTTGGGTCTGGCACAGGACGATCCCGCGCTGACCACTCAGGTGGCGGCCGCCCAGTTCCTAATGCAGAGCCAGCTGCAGGCCCTCGGCCAGGccacgcagcagctgcaggctctgcagaagcaacagcagcgccagcaactgcaacagcagcagcagcaggacgagtCCATGCCGTTGGCTTTGCCGCTGCACAATCCGAGTCACCACCACCACATGCAGCCGCGCAGCTCCACGCCGCACTCCTCCCGCAGTCCCATGGCTGTGCGCAGTCCGGCCAGCTCGCCCCCGCAGCTGCACCATCCGCTGCAGATCACGCCGCCCAATTCGGCGGCCAGCATTAAGATGAGCGGCGGCATGTTGACCCCCAGCACGCCCACCAGCGGCACCCACCAGATGCACGGCACCACCACGCCGCAGCCCAGGACGGTAGCcagtgcggcggcggcacgtGCCGCAGGCGAGCCCTCGCCGGAGGAGACCACCGacctggaggagctggaacaGTTTGCCAAGACCTTCAAGCAGCGACGCATCAAGCTCGGCTTCACCCAGGGCGACGTGGGCCTGGCCATGGGCAAGCTGTACGGGAACGACTTCTCGCAGACGACCATCTCGCGGTTCGAGGCGCTCAATCTGAGCTTCAAGAACATGTGCAAGCTGaagccgctgctgcagaagtGGCTGGACGACGCCGATCGCACCATCCAGGCCACCGGCGGAGTCTTCGATCCGGCTGCCCTACAGGCCACCGTCAGCACGCCGGAGATTATTGGGCGCCGCCGCAAGAAGCGCACCTCCATCGAGACTACGATTCGGGGAGCCCTCGAGAAGGCATTCATGGCCAACCAGAAGCCCACCTCGGAGGAGATCAGCCAGCTAGCCGATCGCCTTGGCATGGAGAAGGAAGTGGTCCGCGTGTGGTTCTGCAATCGTCGGCAGAAGGAGAAGCGCATCAATCCCTCGCTCGACAGTCCCACGGgtgcggatgatgatgagtcGTCCTCCTACATGATGCACTAG
- the LOC117901777 gene encoding homeobox protein cut isoform X1: MPLLLANYYQQHQRQQQHRREQQRQQQQRQQQQQKRQQRQQQQQKQHQQVASTNGMLLEYKSYCNTNQASNNSSIGSNNNNDHRQLCPAEALTMSTPTTTTKYKINGEANESVAASTLLYHHAHHHLNHHQQLSGLHNHHHHHQQQQSQQQQQQQQQHHQQQLLLQQQLLQQHVASSSPLQHLSNLFGQHLPTQSLQHLIAAEYWQQQQQQQHAATTIKSEPTTQSAAATSAFAATATSVFGFTPQQHVNLAASLVALKQNDPVAVAAMVPSPTEMPGAPRRAATATATTTTASTAAAATLQAPKATAESTACGTIDEDENENEDHDNDNEDEDEADNDDSNCSNSMQNPGVGNFKFEPIQQLVAVNETNLTSPRSQSTSTSSSMSRSVCGARDSNKDETLTAVDTNMRNVSANHSGSYCCSSSQQSSTSSQSSQSSQSSQSRASNDETMEHDDDDEEQDKKPTLELKLQSCDEYVEQPKDEPAGQQTANDNASAPLQLKTEPEQEQQEQEQGLGVGMGLGLGLTGAAAAVALYGHLNNASKDVRDSEQCLKLQDPNDISRLSRSPSPLQSNASDCDDNNSSVGTSSDRCRSPLSPALSLTHQQAKRQLLSLPHPAHHHHHHLSHLNHQQYKQEEDYEDANGGALNLTSDNSRHSTQSPANSVKSTVTSPPQVTAPSPVPPMISPVLPLPHVASGGDAAPNSMAAATAAMANAMASGISPLLAMPGMSSPQAQLAAAGLGLSNPLLTGTLSPQDFAQFQQLLQQRQVALQQQFNSYMELLRSGSLGLAQDDPALTTQVAAAQFLMQSQLQALGQATQQLQALQKQQQRQQLQQQQQQDESMPLALPLHNPSHHHHMQPRSSTPHSSRSPMAVRSPASSPPQLHHPLQITPPNSAASIKMSGGMLTPSTPTSGTHQMHGTTTPQPRTVASAAAARAAGEPSPEETTDLEELEQFAKTFKQRRIKLGFTQGDVGLAMGKLYGNDFSQTTISRFEALNLSFKNMCKLKPLLQKWLDDADRTIQATGGVFDPAALQATVSTPEIIGRRRKKRTSIETTIRGALEKAFMANQKPTSEEISQLADRLGMEKEVVRVWFCNRRQKEKRINPSLDSPTGADDDESSSYMMH, encoded by the exons ATGCCATTGTTGCTAGCAAACTACTATCAGcaacatcagcggcagcagcaacatcggcgggagcagcaacggcagcaacagcaacggcaacagcaacaacagaagcgacagcagaggcagcagcaacagcaaaagcaacatcaGCAGGTTGCCAGCACAAACGGCATGTTACTTGAATACAAAAGCTATTGCAATACAAATCAGGctagcaacaacagcagcatcggcagcaacaacaacaacgaccacCGACAGCTGTGTCCAGCGGAAGCACTAACAATGTCAACgccgacaacaacaaccaaatacaaaatcaatgGCGAGGCCAATGAAAGCGTTGCTGCCAGCACACTGCTTTACCATCATGCACATCATCATCttaatcatcatcagcagctcAGTGGCCtgcataatcatcatcatcatcaccagcagcagcagtcgcagcagcagcagcagcaacagcaacaacatcatcaacaacaattgctgctccagcagcaactccTGCAGCAACATGTGGCCAGCAGTTCGCCGCTGCAGCATTTGAGCAATCTTTTTGGCCAGCATTTGCCTACGCAGAGTCTGCAGCATTTGATAGCCGCCGAGTactggcagcaacaacaacagcaacagcacgcagcaacaacaattaaaagcgAGCCAACAACTcaatcagcagcggcaacctCGGCCTttgccgcaacagcaacatcggTCTTTGGTTTCACGCCTCAGCAACACGTCAATTTGGCAGCCTCGTTAGTCGCCTTAAAGCAAAACGATCCTGTGGCCGTGGCTGCTATGGTGCCCAGCCCCACAGAAATGCCCGGCGCACCGAGAAGagcggcaactgcaacagcaacaactacgaCAGCATCAACAGCGGCTGCAGCAACATTGCAGGCGCCAAAAGCAACGGCAGAATCAACAGCCTGCGGAACAATTGACGaagacgaaaacgaaaacgaagaccacgacaacgacaacgaagacgaagacgaggCTGATAATGATgacagcaactgcagcaacagcatgcAAAATCCAGGCG TTGGCAACTTTAAATTCGAGCCAATTCAACAGCTTGTGGCCGTGAATGAAACCAACCTAACGAGCCCCAGATCCCAGTCCACATCCACCTCCAGTTCCATGTCCCGCTCCGTTTGCGGTGCTCGCGACTCGAACAAAGATGAAACTTTGACTGCTGTTGACACAAATATGCGCAATGTCAGCGCAAATCACAGTGGCTCCTACTGCTGTTCATCCTCACAGCAGTCCTCTACCTCCTCCCAGTCCTCCCAGTCCTCCCAGTCCTCCCAGTCGCGCGCATCCAACGATGAAACGATGGAacacgacgatgatgatgaggagcaAGACAAGAAGCCAACGCTTGAATTGAAGCTGCAGTCGTGTGATGAATATGTTGAGCAGCCAAAGGATGAACCAGCAGGACAGCAGACGGCCAACGACAATGCTTCAGCGCCTTTGCAGCTGAAAACGGAGCccgaacaggagcagcaggaacaggagcagggactcggagtgggaatgggactcggactcggactgactggagcagcagcagcagttgctctCTATGGACACTTGAACAATGCCAGCAAGGATGTGAGGGACTCGGAGCAATGCCTGAAATTGCAGGACCCAAACG ATATCAGCCGCCTGTCGCGCTCGCCGTCGCCACTGCAATCGAATG CTTCCGATTGCGATGACAACAACTCGAGTGTCGGCACCTCCAGCGATCGCTGCAGATCCCCGCTCAGTCCCGCGCTCTCGCTGACCCATCAGCAGgccaagcggcagctgctgtcgctgccacatCCGGcacaccatcatcaccatcatttGAGTCACCTGAACCACCAGCAGtacaagcaggaggaggactaTGAGGATGCCAACGGTGGAGCCCTCAATCTGACCAGCGACAACTCGCGTCACAGCACGCAGTCGCCTgccaattcggtcaagtccaCAGTCACCTCTCCGCCTCAGGTGACAGCGCCCTCGCCCGTGCCGCCCATGATCTCGcctgtgctgccgctgccacatgTGGCCAGCGGGGGAGATGCCGCACCCAATTcgatggcagcagcgactgccGCCATGGCCAATGCCATGGCCAGTGGCATCTCGCCGCTGTTGGCCATGCCGGGCATGTCCTCGCCGCAGGCTCAACTCGCAGCCGCTGGTCTGGGGCTCAGCAATCCGCTGCTGACGGGTACGCTGTCCCCCCAGGACTTTGCAcagttccagcagctgctgcagcagcggcaagtggcgctccagcagcagttcaacAGCTacatggagctgctgcgcagCGGATCGTTGGGTCTGGCACAGGACGATCCCGCGCTGACCACTCAGGTGGCGGCCGCCCAGTTCCTAATGCAGAGCCAGCTGCAGGCCCTCGGCCAGGccacgcagcagctgcaggctctgcagaagcaacagcagcgccagcaactgcaacagcagcagcagcaggacgagtCCATGCCGTTGGCTTTGCCGCTGCACAATCCGAGTCACCACCACCACATGCAGCCGCGCAGCTCCACGCCGCACTCCTCCCGCAGTCCCATGGCTGTGCGCAGTCCGGCCAGCTCGCCCCCGCAGCTGCACCATCCGCTGCAGATCACGCCGCCCAATTCGGCGGCCAGCATTAAGATGAGCGGCGGCATGTTGACCCCCAGCACGCCCACCAGCGGCACCCACCAGATGCACGGCACCACCACGCCGCAGCCCAGGACGGTAGCcagtgcggcggcggcacgtGCCGCAGGCGAGCCCTCGCCGGAGGAGACCACCGacctggaggagctggaacaGTTTGCCAAGACCTTCAAGCAGCGACGCATCAAGCTCGGCTTCACCCAGGGCGACGTGGGCCTGGCCATGGGCAAGCTGTACGGGAACGACTTCTCGCAGACGACCATCTCGCGGTTCGAGGCGCTCAATCTGAGCTTCAAGAACATGTGCAAGCTGaagccgctgctgcagaagtGGCTGGACGACGCCGATCGCACCATCCAGGCCACCGGCGGAGTCTTCGATCCGGCTGCCCTACAGGCCACCGTCAGCACGCCGGAGATTATTGGGCGCCGCCGCAAGAAGCGCACCTCCATCGAGACTACGATTCGGGGAGCCCTCGAGAAGGCATTCATGGCCAACCAGAAGCCCACCTCGGAGGAGATCAGCCAGCTAGCCGATCGCCTTGGCATGGAGAAGGAAGTGGTCCGCGTGTGGTTCTGCAATCGTCGGCAGAAGGAGAAGCGCATCAATCCCTCGCTCGACAGTCCCACGGgtgcggatgatgatgagtcGTCCTCCTACATGATGCACTAG